The following proteins come from a genomic window of Alnus glutinosa chromosome 10, dhAlnGlut1.1, whole genome shotgun sequence:
- the LOC133878850 gene encoding uncharacterized protein LOC133878850 isoform X2 — MVRVLVQIVGILCLSWWWWASLADAEYMIYKDPNQTAAVRVKDLLSRMSLEEKIGQMVQIDRTVADAEVMKSYFIGSVLSGGGSVPLPKASAADWVNMINGYQKGSLSTRLGIPMIYGIDAVHGHNNVYNATIFPHNIGLGATRDPDLVRRIGAATAVEVRATGIPYVFAPCIAVCRDPRWGRCYESYSEDPKIVQEMTEIIPGLQGDIPANSRKGVPYVGGKNKVAACAKHFVGDGGTTKGVNENNTVIDWHGLLSIHMPAYSDSIIKGVSTIMVSYSSWNGVKMHANRELVTGFLKGTLKFKGFVISDWEGIDRITSPPHSNYSYSVEAAIQAGIDMVMIPFNYAEFIDDLTQLVKNNIIPMDRIDDAVARILLIKFSMGLFENPLADFSLVNELGSQAHRDLAREAVRKSLVLLKNGENKTNGLLPLSKKAPKILVAGSHADNLGYQCGGWTINWQGFNGNNYTRGTTIYGAITSTVDPSTEVVYRENPDSNFVKSNSFEYAIVVVGERPYAETLGDSMTLTMVDPGPSVIKNVCEAVKCVVVIISGRPIVIEPYLSSIDALVAAWLPGTEGQGVTDVLFGDYGFSGKLPRTWFRTTDQLPMTVEDSHYDPLFPLGFGVPTESVKDLVERSTSAGIGEKPYILAIIVSVIITSYFAASISWLQKK, encoded by the exons atggtTAGGGTTTTGGTCCAAATAGTGGGGATACTGTGCTTGTCGTGGTGGTGGTGGGCTTCACTGGCAGATGCAGAGTACATGATATACAAAGACCCAAACCAAACGGCGGCGGTTCGGGTTAAGGACCTGTTGAGTCGAATGAGTTTGGAGGAGAAGATCGGTCAGATGGTTCAGATTGACAGGACTGTGGCTGATGCTGAGGTTATGAAGTCTTACTTCATTG GCAGTGTATTGAGTGGTGGTGGGAGTGTACCACTACCAAAGGCTAGTGCAGCGGATTGGGTTAATATGATTAATGGATATCAGAAAGGGTCTCTGTCAACTCGTTTGGGCATTCCAATGATCTATGGCATTGACGCTGTTCATGGACACAATAATGTCTATAATGCTACAATATTTCCTCATAACATTGGTCTTGGAGCTACGAG GGATCCTGACCTGGTGCGGAGGATTGGTGCTGCAACTGCTGTTGAAGTCAGAGCCACAGGAATTCCTTATGTCTTTGCTCCGTGCATTGCG GTCTGTAGAGATCCAAGGTGGGGACGGTGTTACGAAAGCTACAGTGAGGATCCCAAAATTGTGCAAGAAATGACGGAAATTATTCCTGGATTACAAGGAGATATTCCTGCTAATTCTCGGAAGGGAGTTCCATATGTTGGTGGAAA GAATAAGGTGGCAGCTTGTGCGAAGCACTTTGTGGGAGATGGTGGGACAACCAAGGGCGTCAATGAGAACAACACAGTGATTGACTGGCATGGTTTGCTCAGCATTCACATGCCTGCCTATTCTGATTCCATCATCAAGGGTGTATCTACAATTATGGTTTCGTACTCCAGCTGGAATGGAGTAAAGATGCATGCGAACCGTGAACTAGTTACTGGCTTTCTGAAAGGCACTCTTAAATTTAAG GGTTTTGTTATCTCAGATTGGGAGGGTATTGATAGGATTACCTCACCGCCACATTCCAACTACTCATACTCCGTCGAAGCTGCGATTCAAGCTGGCATTGACATG GTCATGATCCCTTTCAATTATGCTGAGTTCATTGATGATCTTACCCAGCTGGTCAAGAACAACATTATACCAATGGATCGTATTGACGATGCTGTGGCGAGGATTTTGCTCATCAAGTTCAGCATGGGTCTCTTTGAGAACCCCCTGGCCGATTTCAGCCTAGTCAATGAACTTGGAAGCCAG GCACACAGAGACTTGGCAAGAGAAGCTGTGAGGAAATCACTAGTGCTACTGAAGAATGGGGAAAACAAAACCAATGGACTTCTACCCCTTTCCAAGAAGGCTCCGAAGATCCTAGTTGCTGGTAGTCATGCTGATAATTTGGGTTATCAGTGTGGTGGGTGGACAATCAATTGGCAAGGATTTAATGGCAACAACTATACTAGGG GAACCACCATCTATGGTGCCATCACTTCAACTGTTGATCCAAGCACAGAAGTTGTCTACCGTGAGAATCCTGATAGTAACTTTGTCAAGTCTAACAGCTTCGAATATgccattgttgttgttggtgaGCGCCCTTACGCCGAGACTTTAGGGGACAGCATGACCCTCACTATGGTGGATCCTGGCCCAAGCGTCATTAAGAATGTTTGTGAGGCTGTCAAGTGTGTGGTTGTCATCATTTCTGGCAGGCCTATTGTAATTGAACCATATCTTTCCTCAATTGATGCCCTGGTGGCAGCATGGTTACCAGGAACTGAGGGCCAAGGCGTGACTGATGTCCTTTTTGGGGACTATGGATTTAGTGGAAAGCTTCCCAGAACATGGTTCAGAACTACAGATCAACTGCCAATGACTGTTGAGGATTCACACTATGATCCTCTTTTCCCATTAGGGTTTGGGGTCCCAACTGAGTCTGTTAAGGACCTTGTAGAAAG GTCAACTTCAGCTGGTATTGGTGAAAAGCCATATATACTTGCCATTATAGTTTCTGTAATTATCACTTCGTATTTCGCAG CTTCGATCAGCTGGCTACAAAAGAAgtaa
- the LOC133878850 gene encoding uncharacterized protein LOC133878850 isoform X1 translates to MPMWKWPMCGIPAGRKKKMVRVLVQIVGILCLSWWWWASLADAEYMIYKDPNQTAAVRVKDLLSRMSLEEKIGQMVQIDRTVADAEVMKSYFIGSVLSGGGSVPLPKASAADWVNMINGYQKGSLSTRLGIPMIYGIDAVHGHNNVYNATIFPHNIGLGATRDPDLVRRIGAATAVEVRATGIPYVFAPCIAVCRDPRWGRCYESYSEDPKIVQEMTEIIPGLQGDIPANSRKGVPYVGGKNKVAACAKHFVGDGGTTKGVNENNTVIDWHGLLSIHMPAYSDSIIKGVSTIMVSYSSWNGVKMHANRELVTGFLKGTLKFKGFVISDWEGIDRITSPPHSNYSYSVEAAIQAGIDMVMIPFNYAEFIDDLTQLVKNNIIPMDRIDDAVARILLIKFSMGLFENPLADFSLVNELGSQAHRDLAREAVRKSLVLLKNGENKTNGLLPLSKKAPKILVAGSHADNLGYQCGGWTINWQGFNGNNYTRGTTIYGAITSTVDPSTEVVYRENPDSNFVKSNSFEYAIVVVGERPYAETLGDSMTLTMVDPGPSVIKNVCEAVKCVVVIISGRPIVIEPYLSSIDALVAAWLPGTEGQGVTDVLFGDYGFSGKLPRTWFRTTDQLPMTVEDSHYDPLFPLGFGVPTESVKDLVERSTSAGIGEKPYILAIIVSVIITSYFAASISWLQKK, encoded by the exons ATGCCAATGTGGAAATGGCCAATG TGTGGGATACCAGctggaagaaaaaagaagatggtTAGGGTTTTGGTCCAAATAGTGGGGATACTGTGCTTGTCGTGGTGGTGGTGGGCTTCACTGGCAGATGCAGAGTACATGATATACAAAGACCCAAACCAAACGGCGGCGGTTCGGGTTAAGGACCTGTTGAGTCGAATGAGTTTGGAGGAGAAGATCGGTCAGATGGTTCAGATTGACAGGACTGTGGCTGATGCTGAGGTTATGAAGTCTTACTTCATTG GCAGTGTATTGAGTGGTGGTGGGAGTGTACCACTACCAAAGGCTAGTGCAGCGGATTGGGTTAATATGATTAATGGATATCAGAAAGGGTCTCTGTCAACTCGTTTGGGCATTCCAATGATCTATGGCATTGACGCTGTTCATGGACACAATAATGTCTATAATGCTACAATATTTCCTCATAACATTGGTCTTGGAGCTACGAG GGATCCTGACCTGGTGCGGAGGATTGGTGCTGCAACTGCTGTTGAAGTCAGAGCCACAGGAATTCCTTATGTCTTTGCTCCGTGCATTGCG GTCTGTAGAGATCCAAGGTGGGGACGGTGTTACGAAAGCTACAGTGAGGATCCCAAAATTGTGCAAGAAATGACGGAAATTATTCCTGGATTACAAGGAGATATTCCTGCTAATTCTCGGAAGGGAGTTCCATATGTTGGTGGAAA GAATAAGGTGGCAGCTTGTGCGAAGCACTTTGTGGGAGATGGTGGGACAACCAAGGGCGTCAATGAGAACAACACAGTGATTGACTGGCATGGTTTGCTCAGCATTCACATGCCTGCCTATTCTGATTCCATCATCAAGGGTGTATCTACAATTATGGTTTCGTACTCCAGCTGGAATGGAGTAAAGATGCATGCGAACCGTGAACTAGTTACTGGCTTTCTGAAAGGCACTCTTAAATTTAAG GGTTTTGTTATCTCAGATTGGGAGGGTATTGATAGGATTACCTCACCGCCACATTCCAACTACTCATACTCCGTCGAAGCTGCGATTCAAGCTGGCATTGACATG GTCATGATCCCTTTCAATTATGCTGAGTTCATTGATGATCTTACCCAGCTGGTCAAGAACAACATTATACCAATGGATCGTATTGACGATGCTGTGGCGAGGATTTTGCTCATCAAGTTCAGCATGGGTCTCTTTGAGAACCCCCTGGCCGATTTCAGCCTAGTCAATGAACTTGGAAGCCAG GCACACAGAGACTTGGCAAGAGAAGCTGTGAGGAAATCACTAGTGCTACTGAAGAATGGGGAAAACAAAACCAATGGACTTCTACCCCTTTCCAAGAAGGCTCCGAAGATCCTAGTTGCTGGTAGTCATGCTGATAATTTGGGTTATCAGTGTGGTGGGTGGACAATCAATTGGCAAGGATTTAATGGCAACAACTATACTAGGG GAACCACCATCTATGGTGCCATCACTTCAACTGTTGATCCAAGCACAGAAGTTGTCTACCGTGAGAATCCTGATAGTAACTTTGTCAAGTCTAACAGCTTCGAATATgccattgttgttgttggtgaGCGCCCTTACGCCGAGACTTTAGGGGACAGCATGACCCTCACTATGGTGGATCCTGGCCCAAGCGTCATTAAGAATGTTTGTGAGGCTGTCAAGTGTGTGGTTGTCATCATTTCTGGCAGGCCTATTGTAATTGAACCATATCTTTCCTCAATTGATGCCCTGGTGGCAGCATGGTTACCAGGAACTGAGGGCCAAGGCGTGACTGATGTCCTTTTTGGGGACTATGGATTTAGTGGAAAGCTTCCCAGAACATGGTTCAGAACTACAGATCAACTGCCAATGACTGTTGAGGATTCACACTATGATCCTCTTTTCCCATTAGGGTTTGGGGTCCCAACTGAGTCTGTTAAGGACCTTGTAGAAAG GTCAACTTCAGCTGGTATTGGTGAAAAGCCATATATACTTGCCATTATAGTTTCTGTAATTATCACTTCGTATTTCGCAG CTTCGATCAGCTGGCTACAAAAGAAgtaa